The following are encoded in a window of Phaseolus vulgaris cultivar G19833 chromosome 3, P. vulgaris v2.0, whole genome shotgun sequence genomic DNA:
- the LOC137808092 gene encoding E3 ubiquitin ligase PQT3-like isoform X1, translating into MLCQFTKTLEQIHGHFIQHCPTNGDPNYVTRKVKQPTGIPRSMLMVNPQGSYASPNGSVAVLKPNEAAFKKEIKGLPSIGDLPPELHCPLCNNVMKDAVLTSKCCFKSFCDRYMESA; encoded by the exons ATGCTGTGTCAATTTACAAAGACTTTGGAACAGATACACG GACACTTTATTCAGCATTGCCCTACTAATGGTGACCCAAATTATGTCACGAGAAAAGTCAAGCAACCTACTGGTATTCCAAGATCCATGCTGATGGTAAATCCACAAGGTTCCTATGCTTCACCAAATGGCTCAGTAGCTGTCTTGAAACCAAATGA GGCTGCttttaagaaagaaataaaagggTTGCCATCAATTGGGGACCTACCACCTGAGCTCCACTGTCCCTTGTGTAATAATGTCATGAAAGATGCTGTACTGACAAGCAAGTGTTGCTTCAAAAGCTTTTGTGACAGAT ATATGGAGTCTGCTTGA
- the LOC137808092 gene encoding uncharacterized protein isoform X2 has translation MWMKRFFSSFEPMIVEKPVDTVTHVDEAIFQSFETMVSPINEKATNVLETADDKKVVSAPHRMGDLADFGMGMNVPPPVMSS, from the exons ATGTGGATGAAGCGATTTTTCAGTTCATTCGAACCCATG ATTGTTGAAAAGCCTGTTGATACGGTTACCCATGTGGATGAAGCGATTTTTCAGTCATTCGAAACCATG GTTTCGCCTATCAATGAGAAAGCAACAAATGTACTGGAAACAGCTGATGATAAAAAGGTTGTTTCTGCTCCACATAGGATGGG GGATCTTGCTGACTTTGGTATGGGAATGAATGTTCCACCCCCAGTTATGAGTAGTTGA